Proteins found in one Paenibacillus borealis genomic segment:
- the ribE gene encoding riboflavin synthase, which produces MFTGLIEEVGILRSVTSGGEMMVLNIGASLIMGDLKIGDSVSVNGVCLTATSIGDHSFTVDVMPQTYRNSNLKSLRTGGKMNLERAMAAGGRFGGHIVQGHVDGTGEIRSVKRDQNAVVFEIAPDRKSLFKYIIPKGSITIDGISLTVVNTESSTFTVSIIPHTLGETVLAHKRPGDSINIECDVLGKYVDHLLHYGSRSGDEEDKKSSKISHDFLAANGFV; this is translated from the coding sequence ATGTTCACCGGCTTGATTGAAGAGGTGGGTATCCTCCGCAGCGTCACCAGCGGGGGTGAGATGATGGTGCTGAATATCGGCGCCTCCCTCATTATGGGTGATCTGAAGATTGGCGACAGTGTCTCCGTCAATGGGGTCTGTCTTACAGCCACGTCCATAGGCGATCATTCTTTCACGGTCGATGTGATGCCTCAGACGTACCGCAACAGCAATCTCAAAAGCTTGCGGACCGGGGGCAAAATGAACCTGGAGCGCGCGATGGCAGCCGGCGGACGTTTCGGCGGACATATTGTCCAGGGTCATGTGGATGGAACGGGCGAGATCCGCAGCGTGAAGCGCGATCAGAACGCGGTCGTGTTCGAAATTGCGCCGGACCGCAAATCGCTGTTTAAGTATATCATTCCCAAAGGCTCCATTACGATTGACGGCATCAGTCTCACCGTAGTGAATACGGAGTCGTCCACGTTCACTGTCTCCATCATTCCCCATACCCTTGGAGAAACGGTGCTGGCCCACAAACGGCCGGGTGACAGTATCAATATCGAATGTGATGTGCTAGGCAAGTATGTGGATCATCTGCTGCATTATGGTTCACGTTCCGGCGATGAAGAAGATAAGAAGAGCTCGAAGATCAGCCACGATTTTCTGGCGGCTAACGGGTTTGTATAA
- the ribD gene encoding bifunctional diaminohydroxyphosphoribosylaminopyrimidine deaminase/5-amino-6-(5-phosphoribosylamino)uracil reductase RibD, whose protein sequence is MDKMNDEFYMSLALDMAERAQGQTGINPVVGCVVVKDGAMIGIGTHLQRGTGHAEVHALNMAAGKAQGSTAYVTLEPCSHYGITPPCSQRLIDEGVARVVVACEDPNPQVAGRGVEMLREQGIEVEVGLLRSRALRLNEKFIKYILTKQPFVTLKSASTLDGKIATRTGDSKWISNAESRELVHTLRHRHQGIMVGVNTVIADNPSLTTRLNVPGLNPIRIIIDSTLRLPLESAVVTDGLAPTVVVTTEAADPARKAALLAAGVQVVAAGSGPRVDLQAAMAALGGMEIGSILLEGGGTLNGAMLELGLVDRVVLFFAPKIVGGGAAAAGTFDFPGVELMRDAVTLEGLEVEVLGDNVCISGTPAR, encoded by the coding sequence ATGGATAAGATGAATGATGAGTTTTATATGTCCCTTGCGCTGGACATGGCGGAGAGGGCTCAAGGTCAGACCGGGATTAATCCTGTGGTCGGATGTGTCGTTGTGAAGGATGGCGCGATGATCGGGATTGGCACCCATCTGCAGCGCGGTACCGGGCATGCCGAGGTCCATGCGCTCAACATGGCTGCAGGCAAGGCGCAGGGAAGCACTGCATACGTGACGCTCGAACCCTGCAGCCATTATGGTATCACGCCTCCCTGCAGCCAGAGACTGATCGATGAAGGGGTGGCAAGGGTTGTCGTTGCCTGTGAAGATCCTAATCCGCAGGTTGCAGGCCGCGGTGTTGAGATGCTGCGTGAGCAGGGCATTGAGGTGGAGGTAGGCCTGCTTCGGAGCCGCGCACTCAGGCTGAATGAGAAGTTCATCAAATACATTCTGACGAAGCAGCCGTTCGTTACGCTGAAGAGCGCAAGCACCTTGGACGGCAAAATCGCCACCCGTACAGGGGACAGCAAATGGATATCGAATGCGGAATCCCGGGAGCTTGTACATACCCTGCGCCATCGCCATCAGGGAATAATGGTCGGGGTGAATACGGTGATTGCCGATAATCCTTCACTGACGACCAGACTAAATGTGCCCGGGTTGAATCCAATCCGGATTATCATCGACTCTACACTGAGGCTGCCTCTGGAGAGCGCCGTAGTCACGGACGGGCTGGCTCCCACAGTAGTCGTTACTACAGAAGCGGCCGATCCGGCCCGCAAGGCAGCATTGCTCGCTGCAGGTGTTCAGGTTGTTGCCGCAGGCAGCGGACCGCGTGTCGATCTGCAGGCTGCCATGGCTGCATTAGGCGGGATGGAGATCGGTTCGATTCTGCTCGAAGGCGGCGGCACGCTGAACGGGGCCATGCTGGAGTTGGGACTGGTTGACCGTGTAGTCCTCTTCTTCGCTCCGAAGATTGTCGGGGGCGGCGCAGCAGCAGCAGGAACCTTCGACTTCCCGGGCGTGGAGCTGATGCGGGATGCGGTAACGCTGGAAGGATTGGAAGTGGAAGTGCTCGGGGATAATGTCTGTATCAGCGGCACCCCGGCGCGCTAA
- the mscL gene encoding large-conductance mechanosensitive channel protein MscL, whose product MSTWKEFKSFAMKGNVLDLAVAVVIGAAFGKIVTSLVNDIIMPLIGLISGGIDLKELHVGSGEAAVNYGLFLQSVVDFFIISFSIFMVVKLTSRFRRKETVKVEVVEPPAPAPEVALLIEIRDLLRADKQRESEN is encoded by the coding sequence ATGTCCACGTGGAAGGAATTTAAAAGCTTCGCAATGAAGGGGAATGTGCTTGATCTGGCGGTGGCGGTGGTAATCGGGGCGGCTTTCGGCAAAATTGTTACATCACTCGTTAATGACATTATCATGCCGCTTATCGGACTAATCAGCGGAGGCATCGATCTTAAGGAACTGCACGTAGGCAGCGGAGAAGCCGCAGTGAATTATGGTCTGTTCCTGCAGTCGGTTGTGGACTTCTTCATTATCTCCTTCTCGATCTTCATGGTGGTTAAGCTGACCAGCAGATTCAGACGCAAGGAAACCGTTAAAGTTGAGGTAGTCGAACCACCAGCTCCGGCACCTGAGGTTGCGCTGCTGATCGAAATTCGTGATTTGCTGAGAGCGGACAAGCAGCGTGAGTCAGAGAATTAA
- a CDS encoding LPXTG cell wall anchor domain-containing protein, with protein sequence MVKKRTSLAIVIIMLFVQYAYGLGFTQQVKAAAIEQDRDIITSVSMAVYGPDGQTVTGSVYDVDSTVTLDYTWSLPNGHGYTQGDSFTFQLPEQFELFNDIQGGLVSDDGDVGTFTVSQSTHQVVMTFNDYIQSHDNVQGTLRINTKFDKQVISGSTVQQILFPVNGGIQTISVAFKPSVGSTIEKKGVSSGFNADQIFWTVDVNKKLEPVSNAVVTDPVPAGLTLDSTVTLAVYQLNVLLDGTVTQGLLVDSSKYTVDVSGGTIVLRFTDPVITGAYRIAYTTQVVSDSLTSFTNTATFTGDGRDPVSGSATVDIERGGSIKKKAASYEWGKQTITWAIEYNYNKRTISAENAVLTDVFNQSQQLVADSLRIYPVTLDSAGGATKGTALTAGVDYTITPVVDGTNTGFKLQFAGTVTSAYLIEYKTKAVDRVFSDTTITNTVSDSTYSDKATQLIRPAIIYKNLSGVNYATHVTDWKITLNGDNYPMSQVVVTDSFPYGGQKYIPGSLVVRNEAGTVLNASAYTLIASSPVQPNEGFKVKFNSPVSGTYTISYQTEFSNDWLTGTTDNFINVARIDWKDSADNAQWTEARGQFIPGPEVKNNGFKSGVYDASAKEITWTVGVNYNSKAIADPRIKDILNAGQSLVPGSLKVYRMNIAPGGAHSFGTELAGSAYSYTVGSGNELQVDFDNAINSPYYVVFKTSLAGQLIGTTVANTANLLDGVKKVSKDLKASVNIPHGDEYVFKDGVQNGDKLQWTIAINRTQSHVKDAVITDVPSTNQILLPDTFHLYRTVTAVNGDVTKSGPELLKDTDYTLNISADAEGKQTFVLSFLQDIHSAYVLEYQSLIVANTGDKLVNSVNFSGNNVVLVNKDTSKEIIVGVSSGSGTGSGVRGTLNVHKVDAGDGTKALAGATFELYRLNGSDRVLVNTRTTDAAGNAVFNNIWLGSYVLIETAAPAGYVVDASEHPVTIGSSAAVNLTVANTPAEQPTATPTPSPIPTATIAPTEAPTATPVPTEQPVETAGPTAVPTATNGPEATPNPTAGPVTPDITPVPTPAGTVVPGIIIDDLEIPAGPGVPATVQPSAPVAAVTPAPVTPEPEVPVDEDIPLGGVDIEDEDIPQGTVTEQDSGGTLPQTGENSPLPVYMAGLGLILIGFVIHRVYRRNRNQE encoded by the coding sequence ATGGTGAAAAAAAGAACAAGTCTGGCCATTGTAATAATCATGCTGTTTGTGCAGTATGCCTACGGACTGGGGTTCACCCAGCAGGTTAAAGCGGCGGCGATCGAGCAGGACAGAGATATTATTACCAGTGTATCCATGGCCGTGTATGGGCCGGATGGACAGACCGTAACCGGAAGTGTATATGATGTGGATTCTACTGTTACGCTGGATTATACCTGGTCGCTTCCCAACGGGCACGGGTATACTCAGGGAGACAGCTTCACCTTCCAGCTTCCTGAACAATTCGAGCTGTTCAATGATATCCAGGGCGGACTCGTGTCCGACGATGGAGATGTCGGGACGTTCACAGTAAGCCAGTCGACACATCAGGTCGTCATGACCTTCAACGATTACATCCAGAGTCATGACAACGTACAAGGAACCCTGCGGATTAATACCAAATTCGATAAACAGGTGATAAGCGGCAGTACGGTTCAGCAAATTCTATTTCCGGTAAACGGCGGAATACAGACCATTAGCGTGGCATTTAAGCCATCCGTGGGTTCGACGATTGAGAAGAAGGGTGTCTCCAGCGGCTTCAATGCAGATCAGATCTTCTGGACTGTGGATGTTAACAAGAAGCTGGAGCCGGTCAGCAATGCGGTTGTCACAGACCCTGTTCCTGCCGGATTAACGCTGGACAGCACGGTAACCCTTGCAGTGTACCAGCTGAATGTTCTGCTTGACGGTACAGTGACTCAAGGCCTGCTTGTAGACAGCAGTAAATATACCGTTGACGTTTCCGGCGGTACAATTGTTCTCCGCTTCACGGACCCTGTAATCACAGGTGCTTACCGTATTGCCTATACGACACAGGTGGTCAGCGATAGCCTGACCAGCTTCACGAATACCGCTACCTTCACCGGTGACGGACGTGATCCGGTAAGCGGCTCGGCTACTGTCGATATCGAACGCGGGGGAAGCATCAAGAAGAAGGCAGCCAGCTATGAGTGGGGTAAGCAGACCATCACCTGGGCTATTGAGTACAACTACAATAAACGCACAATCTCTGCGGAGAATGCGGTGCTGACAGATGTATTCAATCAATCCCAGCAGCTGGTCGCGGATTCGCTGCGGATTTATCCGGTGACGCTGGATTCTGCAGGAGGAGCTACGAAAGGCACGGCTCTAACCGCAGGTGTAGACTACACCATAACGCCTGTTGTTGATGGAACAAACACCGGTTTCAAACTGCAGTTTGCGGGAACTGTGACCTCTGCATATCTGATCGAATATAAAACCAAAGCCGTGGACCGCGTATTCAGCGACACCACCATTACCAACACGGTCTCTGACAGCACATACAGCGATAAGGCTACACAGCTTATCCGTCCGGCCATTATTTATAAGAATCTGTCAGGAGTCAATTACGCCACCCATGTAACGGACTGGAAAATTACGCTGAACGGCGATAATTATCCGATGAGCCAGGTAGTGGTTACGGATAGTTTCCCGTACGGCGGACAGAAATATATTCCGGGTTCACTGGTCGTACGCAATGAAGCAGGTACTGTGCTTAATGCTTCAGCATATACCCTAATTGCCAGTTCACCGGTGCAGCCTAACGAAGGCTTCAAGGTGAAATTCAATTCACCGGTCAGCGGCACATACACAATTAGTTATCAGACTGAATTCAGCAATGACTGGCTTACAGGCACTACAGATAATTTCATTAACGTAGCGCGGATCGACTGGAAGGACAGCGCGGATAACGCCCAATGGACAGAAGCCAGAGGGCAGTTCATTCCGGGTCCTGAGGTGAAGAACAACGGTTTCAAATCCGGGGTATATGATGCCTCTGCCAAAGAGATCACCTGGACAGTGGGTGTAAATTACAACAGCAAGGCTATTGCCGATCCCCGGATAAAAGACATACTGAACGCCGGCCAGTCACTGGTGCCGGGTTCACTAAAAGTCTATCGGATGAACATTGCTCCCGGAGGGGCTCACAGCTTCGGTACCGAACTTGCGGGCAGCGCCTATAGCTACACTGTCGGAAGCGGGAACGAGCTTCAGGTGGATTTTGACAATGCAATTAATTCGCCTTACTATGTTGTGTTCAAAACAAGCCTGGCGGGACAGCTGATTGGTACCACCGTTGCAAACACGGCCAATCTGCTGGATGGCGTGAAGAAGGTCTCCAAAGATCTGAAGGCTTCAGTGAATATTCCGCATGGCGATGAGTACGTGTTCAAGGATGGCGTTCAGAATGGAGATAAGCTGCAGTGGACTATCGCGATTAACCGGACGCAGTCCCATGTGAAGGATGCCGTTATCACCGATGTGCCGAGTACCAATCAGATTCTGCTGCCCGACACGTTCCATCTGTACCGGACGGTTACGGCCGTGAATGGCGATGTTACGAAGAGCGGGCCTGAGCTCTTAAAGGATACGGATTATACCTTGAATATCAGTGCCGATGCCGAGGGTAAGCAGACCTTCGTGCTTAGCTTCCTTCAGGATATCCATTCCGCTTATGTGCTTGAATACCAGTCACTGATCGTAGCGAATACGGGGGATAAACTGGTCAATAGCGTTAACTTCAGCGGTAATAATGTCGTACTGGTCAATAAGGATACCAGCAAAGAGATCATAGTGGGCGTATCCAGCGGCTCGGGAACGGGCAGCGGGGTCAGAGGCACGCTGAATGTCCACAAAGTTGATGCCGGCGACGGCACGAAAGCACTTGCCGGAGCAACCTTTGAGCTGTACCGCCTGAACGGCAGCGATCGTGTACTGGTGAATACCCGGACTACTGATGCAGCGGGCAATGCAGTATTTAACAACATCTGGCTGGGCAGCTATGTCCTAATCGAAACTGCAGCACCTGCCGGTTATGTTGTGGATGCAAGTGAGCATCCGGTCACCATCGGTTCATCAGCAGCGGTGAATCTGACGGTAGCAAATACTCCTGCGGAGCAGCCGACAGCAACACCGACACCATCGCCTATACCGACGGCCACCATTGCTCCAACAGAAGCGCCTACAGCCACTCCGGTTCCAACGGAGCAGCCTGTAGAGACAGCTGGACCAACGGCTGTTCCAACGGCAACGAATGGACCTGAGGCAACTCCTAATCCTACGGCAGGACCAGTCACACCTGATATTACACCGGTACCAACACCGGCGGGCACGGTTGTTCCGGGGATCATTATCGATGATCTGGAAATCCCGGCAGGTCCCGGCGTACCTGCTACAGTGCAGCCTTCAGCACCGGTAGCAGCGGTTACACCTGCACCAGTCACGCCGGAGCCGGAAGTGCCGGTTGATGAGGACATTCCGCTCGGCGGTGTTGATATTGAAGATGAAGACATCCCCCAAGGGACGGTCACGGAACAAGACTCCGGCGGGACCCTGCCGCAGACTGGCGAGAACAGCCCGCTGCCGGTTTATATGGCAGGACTCGGGTTAATCCTAATCGGGTTCGTGATACACCGGGTGTACAGACGGAACCGGAATCAGGAATAA
- a CDS encoding TIGR02206 family membrane protein, with product MNHNLFWDRYRDQDFLMFSTPHLIALSIVVLCCLLLYVSRFVLRTHSGLKLSIRLLLALLLIACEGGLHVWYVSQDIWSRSSSLPLELCGITLLLSVIMLLTRSRLLYSFLYFAGIGGAFIALLTPNLVYPFPHFRFLLFFIAHGSIILASLYMTWIEGYRPTWRSLFFTMLCLNIVAACVYAADRLLDSNYMFLAHKPSTFSVLDYFGPYPYYLLVEEAFAFVIFLLMFLIFFKLPELYGSRHSRRGRIRMR from the coding sequence GTGAACCATAATCTTTTTTGGGACCGCTATCGTGATCAAGATTTCTTAATGTTCTCCACCCCGCATCTCATTGCCCTGTCTATCGTTGTCCTATGCTGTCTGTTGCTCTATGTATCACGTTTCGTCCTGCGGACGCATTCCGGTCTGAAGCTCAGTATCCGCCTGCTGCTGGCGTTGCTGCTGATCGCCTGCGAGGGCGGGCTGCATGTCTGGTATGTCTCCCAGGATATCTGGAGCCGCAGTTCCTCCCTGCCGCTTGAACTATGCGGAATCACCCTGCTCTTGTCTGTCATTATGCTGCTTACACGCAGCAGGCTGCTGTATTCTTTTCTCTACTTCGCCGGGATCGGCGGTGCATTCATCGCCCTGCTTACGCCTAACCTTGTCTACCCGTTTCCGCATTTCCGCTTCCTGCTGTTCTTCATCGCCCACGGGTCGATTATTCTCGCATCCTTGTACATGACCTGGATAGAAGGCTATAGGCCTACCTGGCGCTCGCTGTTCTTCACGATGCTCTGTCTGAATATTGTCGCCGCATGTGTCTATGCCGCCGACAGGCTGCTGGATTCCAACTATATGTTTCTGGCCCATAAGCCCAGCACGTTCTCTGTACTTGATTATTTCGGCCCTTATCCGTATTACCTGCTCGTCGAAGAGGCCTTTGCCTTTGTCATCTTCCTGCTGATGTTCCTGATCTTCTTCAAGCTGCCGGAGCTGTATGGCTCCCGTCACAGCCGCAGAGGCCGGATCAGAATGAGGTAA
- a CDS encoding peptidylprolyl isomerase, which translates to MAKQAKITLENGGVVLIDLFEQDAPNTVANFEKLAKDGFYNGLLFHRVIPGFVAQGGCPNGTGSGGPGYTINCEINPNKHERGSLAMAHAGKNTGGSQFYIAYAPQPHLDGVHTVFGKVVEGMDQVDAFKGRDKMATVEVVEV; encoded by the coding sequence ATGGCTAAGCAAGCGAAAATTACACTCGAAAACGGCGGTGTCGTGCTGATCGACTTGTTCGAACAGGATGCGCCTAATACTGTAGCAAACTTTGAGAAACTGGCTAAAGACGGATTCTACAACGGACTGTTGTTCCACCGTGTCATTCCAGGCTTCGTAGCTCAAGGCGGCTGTCCTAACGGAACAGGCTCCGGCGGCCCGGGTTACACCATCAACTGCGAAATCAACCCGAACAAGCATGAGCGCGGCTCCCTGGCTATGGCGCATGCCGGCAAGAACACAGGCGGAAGCCAGTTCTACATCGCCTACGCTCCACAGCCACACCTTGACGGAGTACACACTGTATTCGGTAAAGTGGTTGAAGGTATGGACCAAGTGGATGCCTTCAAAGGCCGCGACAAAATGGCTACTGTTGAAGTAGTAGAAGTATAA
- the lysA gene encoding diaminopimelate decarboxylase, with protein sequence MFLHGTSRINDAGHLEIGGCDVTELKAEYGTPLYIVDEQLVRRRCREYMDAFTASGLGFQVAYASKAFSTMAMCRLADEEGLSLDVVSDGELYTALQAGFPAARIHFHGNNKTPDEIEMAIDAGIGCFVVDNLVELGLLQAIAARKEVTVNILLRVTPGVEAHAHHAYASTGQTDSKFGFDVGNGSAEEAVRQADSKANLTLLGIHSHIGSQIFETEGFQLAIVRIAEFTRKVKEELGISFPVVNLGGGFGIRYVEGDTPLQVSEYVAAITDAVKTNFAGIGESLPQIWVEPGRSIVGDAGTTLYTVGTSKEIPGVRKYVAVDGGMTDNPRPALYESKYEALLASRATEPNVETVSIAGKCCESGDMLIWDVELPKTESGDLLAVACTGAYNYSMASNYNRIRRPAVVFVQNGQSDLVVRRESHQDIVANDIVPARIAKQTVTK encoded by the coding sequence ATGTTTTTACACGGGACGAGCCGAATTAACGATGCAGGGCATTTGGAAATCGGCGGATGTGATGTGACGGAATTGAAAGCGGAGTATGGTACCCCGCTATATATAGTGGACGAGCAATTGGTCCGGCGCCGCTGCCGCGAGTACATGGACGCTTTTACAGCTTCCGGGCTCGGGTTTCAGGTTGCCTACGCCAGCAAAGCGTTCTCAACTATGGCGATGTGCAGGTTGGCGGATGAGGAAGGACTGTCGCTTGACGTCGTTTCCGACGGAGAGCTGTACACTGCACTGCAAGCCGGTTTCCCGGCAGCACGGATTCATTTCCACGGCAACAACAAGACACCGGATGAGATTGAAATGGCGATCGATGCAGGCATCGGCTGCTTTGTAGTCGACAATCTGGTTGAACTTGGTCTGCTGCAGGCAATTGCTGCCCGCAAGGAAGTTACGGTTAACATTCTCCTGCGCGTCACTCCGGGCGTTGAAGCACATGCTCATCATGCTTATGCATCCACCGGACAGACGGATTCGAAATTCGGTTTCGATGTGGGGAACGGATCGGCAGAGGAAGCGGTTCGGCAGGCTGACAGCAAAGCCAATCTGACCCTGCTTGGCATTCATTCGCATATCGGCTCGCAGATTTTTGAGACCGAAGGCTTCCAGCTGGCCATTGTACGCATTGCCGAATTCACCCGCAAGGTGAAGGAGGAACTGGGCATCAGCTTCCCGGTCGTTAACCTGGGCGGAGGATTCGGAATCCGTTATGTGGAGGGTGACACGCCGCTGCAGGTTTCGGAATACGTCGCTGCCATTACTGATGCAGTGAAGACGAATTTCGCCGGCATCGGCGAGAGCCTGCCGCAGATCTGGGTGGAGCCGGGCCGCAGCATCGTAGGCGATGCCGGAACGACACTGTATACTGTAGGAACAAGCAAGGAAATTCCGGGTGTGCGCAAATATGTGGCCGTTGACGGCGGAATGACGGATAACCCGCGTCCAGCGTTATACGAATCCAAATACGAAGCATTGCTCGCAAGCCGTGCGACTGAGCCGAACGTGGAGACTGTATCTATCGCCGGTAAATGCTGCGAGAGCGGGGATATGCTGATCTGGGATGTGGAGCTGCCCAAGACAGAGAGCGGAGACCTGCTGGCTGTTGCCTGCACAGGCGCTTACAATTACTCCATGGCCAGCAACTATAACCGTATCCGCCGTCCGGCGGTAGTCTTCGTACAGAACGGCCAGAGCGATCTGGTGGTGCGCCGTGAGAGTCATCAGGATATCGTGGCCAATGATATTGTGCCGGCACGTATTGCCAAACAGACCGTTACGAAATAA
- a CDS encoding spore germination protein yields MFGDDEEPEDGEEDSTGAAGGQGASSRQAQSDGTGDTEQEEAPQKAKDKNKDKEKSNSKSKKAKSSQGADSAGKPKDLLQQKRDNERSDSLEQSILYWQGNDKVSADLEDTKKTLTEVMGLGSSFDIVFREMSFGGRRVALLCISGFAKDTIIDEILKRLTYLTPDNISTDVFASFMSEYIPHVQVEKGELLSESINKVLSGMSVFFIEGESQVIIMDTRSYPSRSPDEPSIERVVRGARDGFTETLLSNVALVRRRIRDPGLKYEMHQIGRRTRTDVCLAYIDDIVDKTQVQAVTDKLKSVDIDGIPLADKQLEEAIVGGGWNPYPLVRYSERPDIVASHLLEGRVVVFVDTSPSVMVLPTTFFDLCQHAEENRQTPFMGSYLRWVRFIGIFASMFLLPLWMLLVLHPELKPAMLEFIGPQKTAKIPLIAQFLIVELGVDLLRMAAVHTPTPLGSAMGLIAAILVGDIAVQTGLFVNEVVLYMAVASIGMFATPSYELGLANRIVRLGLLLAVAAFQVPGFMIGTTLLVVLLTTHRSYNSSYMWPFIPFNAKAMGEIILRQPVLSSKTRPSFNKTRDNTRMPPVQEEENKS; encoded by the coding sequence TTGTTCGGGGATGATGAAGAACCTGAGGATGGGGAAGAGGACTCTACTGGAGCGGCAGGGGGGCAAGGGGCTTCGTCCAGGCAGGCGCAGAGCGATGGGACAGGTGATACTGAACAAGAGGAAGCACCTCAGAAGGCTAAGGATAAGAATAAGGATAAGGAGAAATCCAACAGCAAATCTAAGAAGGCCAAGTCCAGTCAAGGGGCGGACTCCGCCGGCAAGCCCAAGGATCTGCTCCAGCAGAAACGCGACAATGAACGTTCCGACTCTCTGGAGCAGTCTATCCTGTACTGGCAGGGCAATGATAAGGTATCGGCTGACCTGGAGGATACCAAAAAAACGCTGACCGAAGTCATGGGCCTGGGCTCATCCTTTGATATCGTTTTTAGGGAAATGTCCTTTGGAGGCCGGCGCGTTGCACTGCTCTGCATCAGCGGGTTCGCCAAGGATACGATCATCGACGAGATTCTGAAGCGTCTGACCTATCTGACCCCGGATAATATATCCACCGATGTGTTCGCCAGCTTCATGAGCGAATATATTCCCCATGTCCAGGTAGAGAAAGGCGAGCTGCTCAGCGAGAGCATCAATAAAGTCCTGTCGGGTATGAGCGTGTTCTTCATCGAGGGTGAATCCCAGGTTATTATCATGGATACCCGTTCGTATCCTTCACGCAGCCCGGATGAGCCTTCGATTGAACGGGTCGTCCGCGGAGCGCGCGACGGCTTCACGGAGACGCTGCTGAGTAACGTGGCTCTGGTCAGACGGCGGATCCGCGACCCGGGGCTGAAATACGAGATGCATCAGATCGGACGCCGCACCCGGACGGATGTCTGCTTAGCCTATATTGACGATATCGTCGACAAGACTCAGGTGCAGGCTGTTACCGATAAGCTGAAAAGCGTCGATATCGACGGGATTCCCCTGGCTGACAAACAGCTCGAGGAGGCCATTGTCGGCGGCGGCTGGAACCCCTATCCGCTGGTCCGGTACTCGGAACGGCCGGATATTGTGGCCTCGCATCTGCTGGAGGGCAGAGTGGTGGTTTTTGTGGATACTTCACCAAGTGTCATGGTTCTGCCGACGACCTTCTTTGATCTCTGCCAGCATGCGGAAGAAAACCGCCAGACGCCTTTTATGGGGAGCTATCTGCGCTGGGTGCGCTTCATCGGTATCTTTGCCTCGATGTTCCTGCTGCCGCTGTGGATGCTGCTGGTCCTCCATCCGGAGCTGAAGCCGGCGATGCTGGAATTTATCGGTCCGCAAAAGACGGCAAAAATCCCGCTTATCGCCCAATTTTTAATCGTTGAATTAGGGGTTGATCTCCTGCGGATGGCCGCTGTCCATACACCTACACCGCTCGGCTCGGCGATGGGTCTGATTGCTGCCATTCTCGTAGGCGACATCGCTGTGCAGACCGGTCTTTTTGTCAACGAGGTGGTGCTCTATATGGCGGTAGCTTCAATCGGGATGTTCGCAACGCCGAGCTATGAGCTGGGGCTGGCCAACCGGATTGTCAGGCTTGGGCTGTTGCTCGCCGTGGCTGCCTTCCAGGTTCCCGGCTTCATGATAGGGACGACGCTGCTTGTGGTGCTGCTGACCACTCACCGTTCCTACAATTCTTCTTACATGTGGCCGTTTATACCATTTAATGCAAAAGCGATGGGTGAGATCATCCTGCGCCAGCCGGTGCTCAGCTCCAAAACAAGGCCTTCCTTCAACAAAACCAGAGATAATACGCGGATGCCGCCTGTCCAGGAGGAAGAAAACAAGTCGTAG
- a CDS encoding stage V sporulation protein AB codes for MTAQISLGLNLLLGIAGGIAVGGGVIALFIVLDMVPRLAQLTSSYDKVHWYEGAMVGGSLLGTMSDFWNWKIAAGPLIELGVGLLDGVFIGMLAAALTEVLNVLPILAKRLHMTHLLFGLLMAMVCGKVAGSLFDWFVYRQ; via the coding sequence ATGACTGCACAAATATCGCTTGGACTTAACCTGCTGCTCGGCATTGCCGGAGGGATCGCTGTCGGCGGCGGGGTAATCGCTCTTTTTATCGTGCTTGATATGGTGCCCAGGCTGGCGCAGCTGACCTCCTCCTACGATAAAGTGCACTGGTATGAAGGAGCGATGGTCGGCGGTTCACTGCTAGGCACAATGAGTGATTTCTGGAACTGGAAAATAGCAGCGGGACCGCTCATAGAGCTGGGAGTCGGTCTGTTAGACGGTGTATTCATCGGTATGCTTGCCGCTGCGTTAACGGAGGTGCTAAACGTCCTGCCGATTCTGGCTAAAAGGCTGCATATGACACATCTGTTGTTCGGGCTGCTGATGGCTATGGTATGCGGCAAAGTGGCAGGTTCATTGTTCGACTGGTTTGTATACCGACAGTAA